A window from Synechococcus sp. RSCCF101 encodes these proteins:
- a CDS encoding glycosyltransferase family 2 protein: MAPSDPGVGTRVSIVLPTYNERANVAPIVEALAYLRRRWQLELIFVDDDSSDGTADLVRRIAHDDDRVRLVLRLGRSGLAGAIKEGLLNASGDWLVVMDCDGQHEPAAVEQALDALIRGGPESAAPDLVVGSRFHPRASLQGLSRQRQANSRLANRAARWTLPAYSGVSDAMSGFFALRPSLLPLVRRVDVQGFKFLYELLAVSGGRLRVEEIPLQFAPRQEGVSKLDNAVVWDLAVSMVHSLCLRLIPRRAVSFGLVGLSGVAVHLLIFGLVYGQVQQSGQSSVHGAFLTAQISAVIAAASSNYLINNALTFRRLRLKGRGLLIGLLKFLLVSSLGMIANISVASVVFERFSGAALLALLAGITVDFVWKYAASSRFVWHQP; encoded by the coding sequence ATGGCCCCTTCGGATCCAGGCGTTGGAACGCGGGTATCGATCGTGCTGCCCACCTACAACGAGCGGGCCAACGTGGCCCCGATCGTTGAGGCCCTGGCCTACCTGCGGCGGCGCTGGCAGCTGGAGCTGATCTTCGTCGACGACGATTCCAGCGACGGCACTGCCGATCTGGTGCGCCGCATCGCCCATGACGACGACCGTGTGCGGCTGGTGCTGCGGCTGGGCCGCAGCGGCCTGGCGGGGGCGATCAAGGAGGGCCTGCTCAACGCCAGCGGTGACTGGCTGGTGGTGATGGACTGCGACGGTCAGCATGAGCCGGCGGCGGTGGAGCAGGCTCTGGACGCCCTGATCAGGGGCGGGCCGGAATCGGCCGCACCCGATCTGGTGGTGGGAAGCCGCTTCCATCCCCGGGCCAGCCTGCAGGGGCTGAGCCGGCAGCGACAGGCCAACTCACGGCTGGCGAACCGGGCCGCCCGCTGGACCCTGCCGGCCTACAGCGGCGTCTCTGATGCCATGAGCGGGTTCTTCGCGCTGCGGCCGTCCCTGTTGCCGCTGGTGCGGCGGGTGGACGTGCAGGGATTCAAGTTCCTCTATGAGCTGCTGGCGGTGAGCGGCGGCCGGCTGCGGGTTGAGGAGATTCCGCTTCAGTTCGCCCCGCGGCAGGAGGGGGTCTCCAAGCTCGACAACGCCGTGGTCTGGGATCTGGCCGTGTCGATGGTCCACAGCCTCTGCCTGCGGCTGATTCCGCGCCGGGCGGTGAGCTTCGGACTGGTGGGTCTCAGCGGTGTCGCCGTGCACCTGCTGATCTTCGGCCTCGTCTACGGCCAGGTGCAGCAGAGCGGCCAAAGCAGCGTGCATGGGGCCTTCCTCACGGCTCAGATCTCGGCGGTGATCGCCGCCGCCAGCTCCAACTACCTGATCAACAACGCGCTCACGTTCCGGCGCCTGCGCCTGAAAGGACGAGGGCTGCTGATCGGACTGCTGAAGTTCCTGCTGGTGAGCTCGCTTGGCATGATCGCCAACATCAGTGTGGCCAGCGTGGTGTTCGAACGCTTCAGCGGTGCGGCCCTGCTGGCGCTGCTGGCCGGGATCACGGTGGATTTCGTCTGGAAGTACGCCGCCTCCTCCCGCTTTGTCTGGCACCAGCCATGA
- a CDS encoding glycosyltransferase family 39 protein → MAVASAEPAQPACSLVPGLLLLWVVGCLLALPGLGDPPLRDWDEATVARVALELSRTEGTAVLLPTLWDQPYLNKPPGLHGLIALLLRAWPGLEPPPEGWVRLIPALLSTLVVPLGGLIQWRLRPGERAAALATAAILLTLLPLARHGRLAMLDGTQLSLIGLLWWQLLSIDRSRADRRRALTAGLAGSGMLLLKAPLLLPVAVAAALPLLASGEERRRWRPQGLGWLGAGLLPGLAWHLWHGAVRGGDALWLWGGDGAGRVLLDAGEGSDLGWRVPLTELLEGGWPWLLLWPVALAWAWQQRNSRWGRWALALQMVLAASILPLKTQLPWYSHPLWLPFAVLCGPVLAWLIEQPHPPAAPPWRGLLLQVPKVWLGLGVLLLLAAAGTGLGWIPLPGELVGVALACGLGWSSGGLLLLANRLSRRRIGAAALTGGSVLGLAVLLQGPLWLWELQETWPVQAPAALALSVKEPVALLGHDERPSLNWYAGQRIRRHRQSEPAAWLLMGPAGTDEDPPKTACRWPARAGGSC, encoded by the coding sequence GTGGCCGTGGCGAGCGCTGAACCAGCCCAGCCGGCCTGCTCGCTGGTCCCGGGCCTCCTGCTGCTGTGGGTCGTGGGCTGCCTGCTGGCGCTGCCGGGCCTGGGGGATCCGCCGCTGCGCGACTGGGACGAGGCCACCGTGGCGCGGGTGGCGCTGGAGCTGAGCCGCACCGAGGGCACGGCGGTGCTGTTGCCCACCCTCTGGGACCAGCCCTACCTCAACAAGCCCCCGGGCCTGCACGGACTGATTGCCCTGCTGCTGCGGGCCTGGCCGGGCCTGGAACCGCCGCCGGAGGGATGGGTGCGGCTGATCCCGGCCCTGCTCTCAACCCTGGTGGTGCCGCTGGGCGGCCTGATCCAGTGGCGGCTGCGCCCCGGTGAGCGAGCAGCGGCACTGGCCACGGCCGCGATCCTGCTCACCCTGCTGCCGCTGGCCCGCCACGGCCGGCTGGCCATGCTCGACGGCACGCAGCTGAGCCTGATCGGACTGCTCTGGTGGCAGCTGCTGAGCATCGATCGCTCGCGGGCGGACCGGCGGCGCGCCCTGACGGCCGGCCTCGCGGGCAGCGGCATGCTGCTGCTCAAGGCACCGCTGCTGCTTCCGGTGGCCGTCGCCGCGGCCCTGCCCCTGCTGGCCAGCGGTGAGGAGCGCCGCCGCTGGCGGCCGCAGGGGCTCGGCTGGCTGGGCGCCGGGCTGCTGCCCGGGCTGGCCTGGCACCTCTGGCATGGAGCGGTGCGGGGGGGCGATGCCCTCTGGCTCTGGGGCGGCGACGGGGCCGGCCGGGTGCTGCTGGATGCCGGTGAGGGCAGCGACCTGGGCTGGCGCGTGCCGCTCACCGAACTGCTGGAGGGCGGCTGGCCCTGGCTGCTGCTCTGGCCCGTCGCTCTGGCCTGGGCCTGGCAGCAGCGAAACAGCCGCTGGGGCCGCTGGGCCCTCGCGCTGCAGATGGTGCTGGCGGCGTCGATCCTGCCCCTGAAGACCCAGCTGCCCTGGTACAGCCATCCCCTCTGGCTCCCCTTCGCAGTCCTCTGCGGCCCTGTGCTGGCCTGGCTGATCGAGCAGCCACATCCACCGGCGGCTCCGCCCTGGCGCGGACTGCTGCTGCAGGTGCCAAAGGTGTGGCTGGGCCTGGGCGTGCTGCTGCTGCTGGCCGCCGCAGGCACAGGCCTGGGCTGGATCCCACTGCCGGGTGAGCTGGTCGGCGTGGCCCTGGCCTGCGGCCTGGGCTGGAGTTCCGGCGGCCTGCTGCTGCTGGCCAACCGCCTCAGCCGTCGCCGCATCGGCGCCGCCGCCCTGACGGGTGGCAGCGTGCTGGGGCTGGCGGTGCTGCTGCAGGGGCCGCTGTGGCTCTGGGAACTGCAGGAGACCTGGCCGGTGCAGGCTCCGGCGGCGCTGGCCCTCAGCGTGAAGGAACCGGTGGCCCTGCTGGGCCACGATGAGCGCCCGAGCCTCAACTGGTATGCCGGACAACGGATCCGCCGCCACCGTCAGAGCGAACCGGCGGCCTGGCTGCTGATGGGGCCGGCCGGCACCGATGAGGATCCCCCGAAGACTGCCTGCCGGTGGCCAGCTCGGGCGGGTGGGAGCTGCTGA
- a CDS encoding iron uptake porin — protein MKLFQRLLVAPAALGLLAPVAAGVAGSANASELNLDGVGDYSSSREQVTSISQFSDVYPTDWAYQALSNLIERYGCVAGYPDGTYRGGRAMTRFEAAALLNACLDRITEVTDELKRLMKEFEKELAILKGRVDGLEARVGELEANQFSTTTKLNGVAYMVIGANSFGGDAEQGARDLVLGTNASDGDGGFVTKGFGSDRAEAAAAASGGTVFNYDLRIDLDTSFTGKDLLRTRLRAGNFGDSPFGGGGYVGLTGMEVAFEEDGDDTVNINRLFYQFPVGENWTVTAGARVRQDDMLAVWPSAYPDDTILDIFTYAGAPGAYNLTLGGGGGLWWESGDFSISALYVSGNADDGNPNTGGIATDGAASTGTVQLAYAPSNWGLAAAYTYSSGDNGAGIYAGNGTPLANTLSAAGRTNAVGVSAWWEPENPGWIPGISAGWGLNSVDTNDDTAFGTIIDSGTSQSWYVGLQWKDAFLKGNTLGMAVGQATFVTNLEVDDDFDDVLTDWAGDGNYAWEWWYKFQVTDNISLTPAIYYLSRPYGQLTNGTIDGDRDDTFNNFGGLVKATFKF, from the coding sequence ATGAAACTCTTCCAGCGACTGCTGGTGGCACCTGCGGCCCTGGGCCTTCTGGCTCCTGTGGCCGCCGGTGTGGCCGGCAGCGCCAACGCCTCCGAGCTGAACCTGGACGGCGTCGGCGACTACTCCAGCTCCCGTGAGCAGGTCACCAGCATCTCCCAGTTCTCGGACGTCTACCCGACCGACTGGGCCTACCAGGCGCTCTCGAACCTGATCGAGCGCTACGGCTGCGTGGCCGGCTATCCGGACGGCACCTACCGCGGCGGCCGTGCCATGACCCGCTTCGAGGCGGCGGCACTGCTGAACGCCTGCCTGGATCGGATCACCGAGGTGACCGACGAACTCAAGCGCCTGATGAAGGAGTTCGAGAAGGAACTCGCCATCCTCAAGGGCCGCGTCGATGGCCTCGAGGCCCGCGTGGGTGAGCTGGAGGCCAACCAGTTCTCCACCACCACCAAACTCAATGGTGTCGCCTACATGGTGATCGGCGCCAACAGCTTCGGCGGTGACGCTGAGCAAGGCGCGCGAGATCTCGTCCTCGGCACCAACGCCTCTGATGGCGATGGTGGTTTCGTGACCAAAGGCTTTGGTTCCGATCGTGCTGAGGCTGCCGCTGCTGCCTCCGGTGGCACGGTCTTCAACTACGACCTCCGGATCGATCTGGACACCAGCTTCACCGGTAAGGACCTGCTGCGGACCCGTCTGCGCGCCGGCAACTTCGGCGACTCTCCCTTCGGTGGCGGCGGCTATGTGGGCCTGACCGGCATGGAGGTTGCGTTTGAGGAAGACGGCGACGACACCGTCAACATCAACCGCCTCTTCTACCAGTTCCCCGTCGGTGAGAACTGGACGGTGACGGCCGGTGCTCGTGTCCGTCAGGACGACATGCTGGCTGTGTGGCCTTCGGCTTACCCCGATGACACCATCCTCGACATCTTCACCTACGCCGGTGCTCCGGGTGCCTACAACCTGACCCTCGGCGGAGGCGGTGGTCTCTGGTGGGAGAGCGGCGACTTCAGCATCAGCGCCCTGTATGTGTCGGGTAACGCCGACGACGGCAACCCCAACACCGGCGGTATCGCCACGGACGGCGCTGCCAGCACCGGTACCGTTCAGCTGGCCTATGCACCCAGCAACTGGGGACTGGCTGCGGCCTACACCTACAGCTCCGGCGACAATGGCGCCGGCATCTACGCAGGCAACGGCACTCCTCTGGCCAACACCCTTTCGGCCGCTGGCCGCACCAATGCCGTTGGTGTGAGCGCCTGGTGGGAGCCCGAGAACCCGGGCTGGATCCCTGGCATCAGCGCAGGCTGGGGTCTGAACAGTGTCGACACCAACGACGACACCGCGTTCGGTACCATCATCGACAGTGGTACGTCCCAGTCCTGGTACGTGGGTCTCCAGTGGAAGGATGCCTTCCTCAAGGGCAACACCCTTGGCATGGCTGTGGGTCAGGCCACCTTCGTCACCAACCTCGAAGTTGACGACGACTTCGACGATGTCCTCACCGACTGGGCTGGCGACGGCAACTACGCCTGGGAGTGGTGGTACAAGTTCCAGGTGACCGACAACATCTCGCTCACCCCCGCCATCTACTACCTCAGCCGCCCCTACGGTCAGCTGACCAACGGCACCATTGACGGTGATCGCGACGACACCTTCAACAACTTCGGTGGCCTTGTGAAGGCAACCTTCAAGTTCTGA
- a CDS encoding iron uptake porin: MKLFQRLLVAPAALGLLAPVAAGLPSAASAGELNLDGVSAYSVDEEDLEYDQVTSISQFSDVYPTDWAYQALSNLIERYGCVAGYPDGTYRGGRAMTRFEAAALLNACLDRITEVTDELKRLMKEFEKELAILKGRVDGLEARVGELEATQFSTTTVLKGKNTFVMGAVNGSGDNPDGTLDSYLLAGGRQEELFPAVGSDEYNAEEGAFTFSYDARIELKTSFTGKDLLFTRLRANNFDNAFNGDGLAGNLTKLDIADDTSNTVKINRLYYKFPLGDSFTAIVGPVARNTESLAMKPSVYGKKGDKILDFFGGTWGTPGVYNKETGGLIGAYWKQKVDKGDPAFSVSVNYVADSGEASDGNPNTGGFMTDNSEGNILAQLGYGNKQWGLALGYRYGQCQAKFRNGTDFVAANSFWQDCEKITDITVDADGNFDGFERGGRSDADSHSFAVNAYWQPKEAGWIPSISVGWAISSLNGKQVDLDSDSYTYILNGTSYTVDADDIEDRVPNEFQSWMVGLQWRDVFIEGNDLGFAVGQPQFVTSLKGGDTPFDGNYAWELWYQFQVTDNIAITPALFYLSRPQGNLTGPTYDNNFSVFGGLVQTTFKF, from the coding sequence ATGAAACTCTTCCAGCGTCTGCTGGTTGCTCCCGCTGCCCTGGGCCTGCTGGCTCCCGTGGCGGCCGGGCTGCCCAGTGCCGCTTCCGCCGGTGAGCTGAACCTCGATGGAGTCAGTGCTTACAGTGTTGACGAGGAGGATCTGGAATACGACCAGGTCACCAGCATCTCCCAGTTTTCGGACGTCTACCCGACCGACTGGGCCTACCAGGCGCTCTCGAACCTGATCGAGCGCTACGGCTGCGTGGCCGGCTATCCGGACGGCACCTACCGCGGCGGCCGTGCCATGACCCGCTTCGAGGCGGCGGCACTGCTGAACGCCTGCCTGGATCGGATCACTGAGGTGACCGACGAACTCAAGCGCCTGATGAAGGAGTTCGAGAAGGAACTCGCCATCCTCAAGGGCCGCGTCGACGGCCTCGAGGCCCGCGTGGGTGAGCTGGAGGCCACCCAGTTCTCCACCACCACCGTGCTCAAGGGCAAGAACACCTTTGTGATGGGTGCGGTGAACGGCTCGGGCGACAACCCCGATGGCACCCTCGACAGCTACCTGCTGGCCGGTGGCCGCCAGGAGGAACTCTTCCCTGCGGTGGGCTCGGATGAGTACAACGCGGAGGAAGGCGCCTTCACCTTCAGCTACGACGCCCGCATCGAGCTGAAGACCAGCTTCACCGGCAAGGACCTGCTGTTCACCCGCCTGCGCGCCAACAACTTCGACAACGCCTTCAACGGCGACGGTCTGGCCGGCAACCTGACCAAGCTGGACATCGCGGACGACACCAGCAATACCGTCAAGATCAACCGTCTATACTACAAGTTCCCGCTTGGCGATTCCTTCACGGCCATCGTCGGCCCGGTGGCCCGGAACACGGAATCCCTGGCCATGAAGCCGTCGGTCTACGGCAAGAAGGGCGACAAGATCCTTGATTTCTTCGGTGGCACCTGGGGCACCCCCGGTGTCTACAACAAGGAGACCGGTGGCCTGATCGGTGCCTACTGGAAGCAGAAGGTCGACAAGGGAGATCCTGCCTTCAGCGTGTCGGTCAACTACGTGGCCGACAGCGGTGAAGCCAGCGACGGCAACCCCAACACCGGCGGCTTCATGACCGATAACTCCGAGGGCAACATCCTTGCCCAGCTGGGTTACGGCAACAAGCAGTGGGGCCTGGCCCTGGGCTATCGCTACGGCCAGTGCCAGGCGAAGTTCCGCAACGGCACCGACTTCGTGGCGGCCAACAGCTTCTGGCAGGACTGCGAGAAGATCACCGACATCACGGTGGATGCCGACGGCAACTTCGATGGCTTCGAGCGGGGCGGCCGCAGCGACGCCGATTCCCACAGCTTCGCGGTGAACGCCTACTGGCAGCCGAAGGAGGCCGGCTGGATTCCCTCCATCAGCGTCGGCTGGGCCATCTCCTCGCTCAACGGCAAGCAGGTGGATCTGGATTCCGACAGCTATACCTACATCCTCAACGGCACCAGCTACACGGTGGATGCCGATGACATCGAGGATCGCGTGCCCAACGAGTTCCAGAGCTGGATGGTCGGCCTGCAGTGGCGCGACGTGTTCATCGAAGGCAACGACCTCGGCTTCGCCGTGGGTCAGCCCCAGTTCGTGACCTCGCTCAAGGGCGGTGACACCCCCTTCGATGGCAACTACGCCTGGGAGCTCTGGTATCAGTTCCAGGTGACCGACAACATCGCCATCACTCCGGCGCTGTTCTACCTGAGCCGCCCGCAGGGCAACCTCACCGGCCCCACCTACGACAACAACTTCTCCGTCTTCGGCGGCCTGGTTCAGACCACCTTCAAGTTCTGA
- a CDS encoding iron uptake porin yields MLALALLPQAGARELNLSAIETYAGPPEPDAASRTSGERRLSASDEQALTRLIERSGCAARLPDGPGRDGRALTRFEAAAVLNVCLPQIAAVSDDLRPLIRAFEPELAILRGRADGLDARLGELEASRFSTTTVLNASTSGVLGAVSASGDDPRGRLDSALPAGSVPSELFPALGASAYNAEEGALVFSTDLSITQTTSFSGRDRLLFRMHANNFNNAFNGRGLPGRLTNLVVSDDTEGVVKVNRLHYTVPLNDTLTAYVGARARNTESIALIPSVYGKNGERILDFFGGVWGAPAVYNKATGALIGLSWEQPVTAGQPGWSLSANVVTPSNRASRGESGSGGVLSENAAASLLAQLAYGGSRWGIAAGYRHGQCESSFRTGTDFAAANSFWQDCRTITDLAIAADGTVQALQREGRSGARSNSVALNAYWQPERAGWIPSVSAGWALASLSGRQLDLQEDR; encoded by the coding sequence GTGCTGGCTCTGGCCCTGTTGCCGCAGGCTGGGGCCAGGGAGCTCAACCTGAGTGCCATCGAGACGTATGCCGGGCCTCCGGAGCCGGATGCGGCCTCCCGCACTTCCGGCGAGCGGCGGCTGAGCGCCTCGGACGAGCAGGCCCTCACCCGCCTGATCGAGCGCAGTGGCTGCGCGGCCCGCCTCCCGGATGGCCCCGGCCGGGATGGCCGTGCCCTGACCCGCTTCGAGGCCGCGGCCGTCCTCAACGTCTGCCTGCCTCAGATCGCCGCGGTGTCGGACGACCTCAGGCCCCTGATCCGTGCGTTCGAGCCGGAACTGGCGATCCTCAGGGGCCGGGCGGACGGTCTCGACGCGCGCCTGGGTGAACTGGAGGCGAGCCGGTTCTCCACCACCACTGTTCTCAATGCTTCGACCAGCGGCGTGCTCGGGGCGGTGTCGGCGTCGGGCGACGACCCCCGGGGTCGACTCGACAGCGCGCTGCCGGCCGGGAGCGTGCCATCGGAGCTGTTCCCGGCCCTGGGGGCCTCGGCCTACAACGCGGAGGAGGGTGCGCTGGTGTTCAGCACCGACCTGAGCATCACGCAGACCACGAGCTTCAGCGGAAGGGACCGGCTCCTCTTCCGCATGCACGCCAACAACTTCAACAACGCTTTCAACGGTCGGGGGCTGCCCGGCCGGCTCACGAATCTGGTGGTCTCGGATGACACCGAGGGTGTGGTGAAGGTGAACCGCCTGCACTACACCGTGCCCCTCAACGACACGCTCACCGCTTATGTCGGTGCCCGGGCCCGCAACACCGAATCGATCGCCCTGATTCCGTCCGTCTATGGCAAGAACGGAGAGAGGATTCTCGACTTCTTCGGCGGAGTCTGGGGGGCGCCTGCGGTCTACAACAAGGCGACCGGTGCCCTGATCGGCCTCAGCTGGGAGCAGCCCGTCACCGCAGGCCAGCCGGGCTGGAGTCTGTCGGCCAATGTCGTGACGCCGAGCAACCGCGCCAGCCGGGGGGAGTCCGGCTCTGGAGGGGTTCTCAGCGAGAACGCGGCGGCCTCCCTGCTGGCGCAGCTGGCCTACGGGGGCAGCCGCTGGGGCATCGCGGCCGGCTACCGCCACGGCCAGTGCGAGTCGTCGTTCCGCACCGGCACCGACTTCGCCGCGGCCAACAGCTTCTGGCAGGACTGCCGGACGATCACCGACCTCGCCATCGCTGCCGACGGCACAGTGCAGGCGCTGCAGCGTGAGGGCCGCAGTGGCGCCCGATCCAACAGCGTGGCGCTGAACGCGTACTGGCAGCCGGAACGGGCCGGCTGGATCCCCTCCGTCAGCGCCGGCTGGGCCCTGGCCTCGCTCTCCGGGCGGCAGCTGGACCTCCAGGAGGATCGCTAA
- a CDS encoding carbohydrate porin, which produces MPAQFQSWMVGLQWRDVLASGNDLGLAVGQPQFVTRLKGGGTPFDGNTAWELWYQIQISDAISLTPALFYLSRPQGNLTGPAGRNRFSVFGGLVQTVFRF; this is translated from the coding sequence GTGCCGGCTCAGTTCCAGAGCTGGATGGTCGGCCTGCAGTGGCGGGATGTGCTCGCCAGCGGCAACGATCTGGGGCTCGCCGTGGGCCAGCCTCAGTTCGTGACCCGGCTGAAGGGGGGCGGCACGCCCTTCGATGGCAACACCGCCTGGGAGCTCTGGTACCAGATCCAGATCTCCGATGCCATCTCGCTCACACCGGCCCTCTTCTATCTGAGCCGTCCGCAGGGCAATCTGACCGGACCGGCCGGCCGGAACCGCTTCTCGGTGTTCGGGGGCCTGGTGCAGACCGTCTTCCGGTTCTGA
- the cysK gene encoding cysteine synthase A produces MAIASDITALVGRTPLVRLNRIPAAEGCRAELVAKLESFNPTASVKDRIAGAMVEAAEREGRLLPGHSVLVEPTSGNTGIALAMVAAARGYRLILTMPDTMSVERRAMLRAYGAELQLTPGQDGMAGAIERARELVESIPGAVQLEQFTNPANPAVHAATTAEEIWADCDGQLDALVAGVGTGGTLTGCAGVLRARRPALHMVAVEPEASAVLSGGPAGPHRIQGIGAGFVPPVLDRSLIDEIVTVSDERAMEIGRRLAREEGLLSGISSGAAVAAALAVGCREGMEGRRIVVILASFGERYLSTPMFSDAPLSPAAGALL; encoded by the coding sequence ATGGCCATCGCCTCCGACATCACGGCTCTGGTGGGCCGCACGCCGCTGGTGCGCCTCAACCGGATTCCCGCCGCCGAAGGCTGCCGGGCCGAACTGGTGGCCAAGCTGGAGAGCTTCAATCCCACCGCCTCGGTGAAGGACCGCATCGCCGGGGCGATGGTGGAGGCGGCGGAGCGGGAGGGACGACTCCTGCCGGGTCATTCCGTGCTGGTGGAGCCCACCAGCGGCAACACCGGCATTGCTCTGGCCATGGTGGCCGCCGCGCGGGGCTACCGGCTCATTCTCACCATGCCCGACACGATGAGCGTGGAGCGGCGGGCCATGCTGCGGGCCTACGGAGCCGAGCTGCAGCTCACGCCCGGCCAGGACGGCATGGCCGGCGCGATCGAGCGGGCCCGCGAGCTGGTGGAGTCGATCCCGGGAGCCGTGCAGCTGGAGCAGTTCACCAATCCCGCCAATCCGGCCGTGCACGCGGCCACCACCGCCGAGGAGATCTGGGCCGACTGCGACGGGCAGCTCGATGCCCTGGTGGCGGGCGTGGGCACCGGCGGCACCCTGACCGGCTGCGCCGGCGTGCTGCGAGCGCGCCGTCCAGCGCTGCACATGGTGGCGGTGGAGCCGGAGGCCAGCGCCGTGCTCTCCGGTGGCCCGGCCGGTCCCCATCGCATTCAGGGCATCGGCGCCGGTTTTGTTCCGCCGGTGCTCGACCGGAGCCTGATCGATGAGATCGTGACCGTCAGCGATGAGCGGGCGATGGAGATCGGACGCCGACTGGCCCGGGAGGAGGGGCTGCTGAGCGGCATCAGCAGCGGTGCCGCCGTGGCGGCGGCCCTGGCCGTGGGCTGCCGTGAGGGCATGGAGGGTCGCCGCATCGTGGTGATTCTCGCCAGCTTCGGGGAGCGCTATCTCTCCACGCCGATGTTCAGCGACGCTCCATTGAGCCCTGCGGCGGGAGCGTTGCTCTGA
- a CDS encoding J domain-containing protein → MAPAPLPDPYRVLGVPRSASGAAIKAAYRSLVKRHHPDAGGDEQRMLAINAAWEVLGDGDRRRAYDRRSAPAGAVSRADAPAGAAGASVRSRPRARAEQDADLVRWLRVVYAPIDRLLGQVINPFPAHLRDLAADPYDDGLMETFCSYLEQSQRKLETVETLFRSTPTPPAARGFGLSLYHCLAQVKDALVELDRYTMGYVDSYLRDGREMLREAGRRRRELKAERRRLQGA, encoded by the coding sequence ATGGCCCCGGCGCCGCTGCCCGATCCCTATCGCGTGCTGGGTGTGCCCCGCAGCGCCAGCGGCGCGGCGATCAAGGCCGCCTACCGGTCGCTGGTGAAGCGCCATCATCCCGATGCCGGCGGTGATGAGCAGCGCATGCTCGCCATCAACGCCGCCTGGGAGGTGCTCGGCGATGGCGACCGCCGCCGGGCCTACGACCGCCGTTCGGCGCCCGCCGGCGCCGTGTCCCGTGCTGATGCTCCCGCCGGCGCCGCCGGAGCGTCCGTCCGGAGCCGTCCGCGCGCCCGGGCGGAGCAGGATGCGGACCTGGTCCGCTGGCTGCGGGTGGTGTACGCCCCGATCGATCGCCTGCTGGGCCAGGTGATCAATCCCTTCCCCGCTCACCTGCGGGACCTGGCCGCCGATCCCTACGACGACGGACTGATGGAGACCTTCTGCAGCTACCTGGAGCAGAGCCAGCGCAAGCTGGAGACCGTGGAGACCCTGTTCCGCTCCACACCCACGCCCCCGGCGGCGCGCGGATTCGGGCTGAGCCTGTACCACTGCCTCGCCCAGGTGAAGGACGCCCTGGTGGAGCTGGACCGCTACACGATGGGCTACGTGGACAGCTACCTGCGCGATGGTCGCGAGATGCTGCGCGAGGCCGGCCGCCGCCGCCGTGAGCTCAAGGCCGAGCGCCGCCGTCTGCAGGGCGCCTGA